The following proteins are encoded in a genomic region of Bernardetia sp. MNP-M8:
- a CDS encoding amidohydrolase, with protein sequence MLPTRQQLHKIAELSNQEYKTAKFVVDFLTTCNPTSIHQNIGNTGIIAIWESENFDTTKHKTIAFRAELDALPIPEPNNFDYKSEHQGVSHKCGHDGHMTILLGVAQYLKENFDTLIQQKNKRIILLFQPAEETGEGALQMLEDKQLQKLHFKIDYFFALHNIPSYEKKLIVCREKTFAAASTGIIVEFEGLISHAAEPQNGKNPALALSELTTFLYFLSENIIKEKENKDFVLVTVVDAILGETSRKSLDDIAFGVSPAKARVCATLRSYLDEDLQLLSQKTEQKAQELANKHDLKLKISYSEKFAATTNTPKSVELIKKAAKKLDLKYQNKEKPFSWSEDFGQFTQHFEGAMFGLGSGTNTPELHHSNYDFPDDITQTGIDMFVELIQS encoded by the coding sequence TTGTTACCTACTCGCCAACAACTTCATAAAATAGCCGAACTTTCCAATCAAGAATACAAAACAGCTAAGTTTGTAGTTGATTTTCTTACAACTTGTAATCCGACCTCTATCCATCAAAATATAGGAAATACAGGAATTATAGCAATTTGGGAAAGTGAAAATTTTGATACAACTAAACACAAAACGATTGCTTTTCGTGCCGAATTGGATGCTTTACCTATTCCAGAACCAAATAATTTTGATTATAAATCAGAACATCAAGGAGTTTCGCATAAATGTGGACACGATGGACACATGACTATTTTGCTAGGAGTTGCTCAGTATCTGAAAGAAAATTTTGATACACTAATTCAGCAAAAAAATAAAAGAATAATCTTACTTTTTCAGCCCGCCGAAGAAACAGGAGAAGGAGCTTTACAAATGCTTGAAGATAAGCAACTACAAAAACTACATTTCAAAATTGATTATTTCTTTGCTCTTCACAATATTCCTTCTTACGAAAAAAAACTAATTGTTTGTAGAGAAAAAACCTTTGCAGCAGCTTCTACAGGAATAATTGTAGAATTTGAAGGCTTGATTTCACATGCAGCCGAACCTCAGAATGGAAAAAACCCTGCTTTAGCATTAAGCGAACTAACTACTTTTCTTTATTTTTTATCAGAGAATATTATCAAAGAAAAAGAAAATAAAGATTTTGTGTTGGTAACTGTTGTAGATGCTATTTTAGGAGAAACCTCAAGAAAATCATTGGATGATATTGCCTTTGGTGTTTCGCCTGCAAAGGCTCGTGTTTGTGCTACTCTTCGCAGTTATTTAGATGAAGACTTACAGCTTCTTTCTCAGAAAACAGAACAAAAAGCCCAAGAATTAGCTAATAAGCATGATTTAAAACTCAAAATCAGTTATTCAGAGAAATTTGCAGCTACTACCAATACACCAAAAAGCGTAGAGCTTATTAAAAAAGCAGCTAAAAAACTAGATTTAAAGTATCAAAACAAAGAAAAACCATTTAGTTGGTCTGAAGATTTCGGACAATTTACGCAGCATTTTGAAGGAGCTATGTTTGGATTAGGTTCTGGAACGAATACACCAGAACTTCATCATTCAAATTATGATTTTCCTGATGATATTACTCAAACTGGAATAGATATGTTTGTAGAATTAATCCAAAGTTAG